CTAGGTTGAAGTTTGGACTTCCTTTGTTTAGGGAACCTTTTCTTCCTCATgtgtacccaaacccaatcattcttctttgcaatttgtgtgacaccctctacccctcacatatatactaataaaggaataaaaatttaaatattaattaaaagtatttttgaaacatttttagaaacaagtctttcaaaggggaaaaaggctcacattcactttcttctacgtcatattcaaacttgtccaaataaataataaagtcatctcagCTCAAATAAGGTCGTttaagacttcatacaattaatataaaatcctataccccaatgtcacatcctatcagagcgttgtgtctcgacgtccttcaacaccaggttccttaaagcaatttaCCTAGTCAGCTGCTCttccgaacacaaagttcaagatcatcacaggatccaaacacaaacaacacatagagagcaagttatcacattcctaactaatagagaaacaagacaactaaatatacatattagataaatgagataccacttgcttaaacataactcacgtaatttcatcattttatcatttcaaattcacttttcaatcatcaatcacattacatatGAATCACATAAtccgatcaagatataataacgcatcaatttcataatgaaCAATTAGCAGACGTTATGccacagttatgctaagactcaagcctatatgcaatgtggtaccatgtcagtgaaaaaccaccctggaacgtttaggagtacataacaagaggCACCACACAATGgatatgtcaggtcactctcactaagtaaaatcataaggagaccagtcagggtcatagtgttttgcgagaatgctccaattatatgggatcaacataggcttaaaggagcactcaaaccgggtgacccccaaggcctacacttcgAAGAGtttgtcagggcctctccctcctagTTTAGgcccaacccctaaaatcatttttgcaTACAGACACTgcttatgaattatacaatattcacgacctcacactcgtgttttaaacacgtttaacacaattgcactacaatttaacacgggttcctgaataggaaacctacattttctctttaacactggttcctaaataggaaacctacactttctctttaacactgcacatcaacattggtcgggttattgtataattcacagcttacaacacaagtaatgtctcattaagtgttaaccacacacttattcacagccaaaactcattcacaatttcacatctcatagtgtcacaatccaccaatacatgtttacacgtatctcacaaattaacatatgtttaactttacacttataattaatctcaataacaatatcataaTTTCAAGACAACATgttattccataattcatcacatatttcatttataagcactgctcatgaattatacaatacccacgacctcacactcgtgtttcaaacacgctTAACACAttacgctacaatttaacattggttcctaaataggaaacctacactttttgTTTAACACAACGCATCAACActagtcgggttattgtataattcacaccTCACAATACAATTATTGTCATATCAAGTGCTAAACACACTTCATGAATCacatacactttacctatgaatcatgcaatacacacaactactcaattatttttaaaatcattttaactgtcgggttcccacaatggatcctatcacaatactcgtcgcccttaaatggtcttacaattgtgtgattgcacagtccATAGctcacatctcaatacacattcACCATCAATCACAGGTTCAaattatcacaacatggggagtaaaacccctcaaataattttacacaattatatcaaaatcatgggtcaaaacacaaaaacatcaagaaCACTCAAGcttatcaatcaattcttatCAGAACATCACTTGGTACataaaacacaataatattgtatttatagccataaagaaaaaaattataagtgaataaacatcccaaaataaacatcaatttaatcctctaaggatctctacacatattcattctaacccccaattgcgataaacttatctcttacctctaagcggactcacgtgtcttctgaCAGTGATAACGACACCTCTAGGAAGTTCCTAAGATTCCTTAATtttttcctctggttgctctcatagggttcccaaacgttagagagaatgagaagggattgaagcctccgtttgtactgtcttcatgagattcctttttctccctccacgaatattatctcaaaAATCCCAACGATGAAGGTGTGCGCAGTTGAATTTCTaacaacatataaaaatttagtgaaaatccaacggttaaagaattcgggatcatagttttaccgagacagcttTGGGTTTTtgcgggaaaagaaaaagtCACGATGCGAACAATATTTCTCTCATATCCGACATTTTTTCGTAATTCCCAAcagtgagaatgctcggaattgagtttctaatctttttcttaaatttcacgacaattCAACGATGAATGAGTTCGAGATCGTCATTTTACTGAGACAAATTTGGTGGTCTGCAGAAAAAAGAGAGGGCTTTGggaggagaaaagagaaaaacgagaatgagaagaagaggaGGCATCAAAATTGACGTAATCGCTATTTATATCTAGGGTACtcacaacttattatttactctattcatttatttttattttattattttataaaaggaactgtattttattctctatcaaatgaataaataaaatactttttattttattttctctgaaccattattttattataactatttttctttatttatctaattataaaaacttcttcattctctaaaattttatttatgaaaaaatgggatgttacaatttGAGAGCCTTCACCTGCTCatgcaatcttttcacatactcaactataGCCTATGCATCCTTATGcagagtctcttggggatttcTTTTGTAAGCTgacctgttaggcaatgaagctcccgAAAGGAGGTcaatttgatgttctatgcctcttgaaggtggcagtccatgaggaatctccttaggaaatacatctttaaattcctgcaaaaaGAGTTAAACACTAGGAGAATCAGAAATAGTTAACTCATTAAAATTATCAGCATAAACTTTACTGTCTTTGCAGTATAATAGATAGAGCGGCTCACGAGCAAGTAACACTTCAGTCGCCTTtgttaaacaattaaattttcgctcatgtgtatcactctttcccTCACGTGTTTCACTCTTTACCTCacgtgtatcactctttttttttcttattcctctttggtgtttcactcttttctttctcttgttctctcttttctcttattctgatttggtcatcacacacttctctaggggatagaggtttaagaataatcttctggtcatggtgctggaaagaaatcttgttggtgaaacCATCATGCACTTAATTGTACATCtggtgtggaaaatattttctttttgggtGTCGTCCAGGGGCTGCATCTGACTTCCCAAGAGCCTTCTCACCATTAGCATATCACCCTGCATAACTTCCTCCTCAAGCTtttcttccacttcttcttcaCTAATTTCAGATTCACTAGTGATTTCTCTATCTGCCTTCATAATCATGGTCCTCTTGGTTGGACATTCAGAAGAAATATGTCTTCTACCTaagcatttgaagcattttatgTTTCTGGTATCGGTGTTGGATGATGAGGCATAATTATGTTTAGTTCTAGCACTGGGCACTGCTGACTTTCCATGTGGAGACTGTGTTGATGGACATGCAATCAATGGACTTAATCTTGTGGCAGTAACTAAGCCTTCAATCTTTGCAGCAGGCCTGTCGAATTTCTAAACcttccttccatgggaggataacttcaattcaggatgtttctaaaaaaaatttaaattattttaacaataataacaaatacttattaaaatataatttatttaaaaatataaatatctctCCATTCCAAACAATGACTGCAACATGATCATCATAGCCAATCAAAATTGATGTGTCGTGCGGCCCGCCTGGAAAACCCTCGGCAACAACAACTTCATCATCAACAGCGTCTTCTTTAGGTTGTTCATGGACCTCGTTAGTTGCATGATCCACGTGACGAACATCCTCAGGGGCATCTTCGTGTCGCCTACATGCAAATGTCGTGGGCCTTTGCTGGGAAGCTTCATCTGAATCACGATTATCTTTTCTCCTTAGAGCTCTTCCTATAACTCTGCCCAAAGCATGACCCAAACCTCTAGCTCTAACCATAATCGGTCAAATTGAACATACACAAAATTTTAAgtcaaaattcaaacattacttcaataactaattaaaaaaaatgaaaataatatatttataaatcaaaaatagattaatatatttaagaacaaaaatcaaaataatatatttataaatcaaaactataaatatattaatatattaaaaaaatcaaatacattaatatatttataattttaaaaaaattaagacaataactattttaaaaaatcaaaataatatatttataaataaaaattataaatatattaatatattttaaaaaatcaaatatattaatatatttataattttaaaaaatttgaaacaactaattaaaaacaaaaatcaaaataatatatttataaatcaaaactataaatatattaatatatttaaaaaatcaaatagattattatatttataatttttaaaaaattaaaacaataactatttaaaaacaaaaatcaaaataatatatttatatataaaaattataaatatattaatatattttaaaaaaatcaaatatgtttatatatatatatatatatatatatatatatatatataattttaaaaaaattaaaacaataactattagaaaacaaaaattaaaaattcatgcAAATTACtcaattcataaaatttaaacgaATTCCAGGTGACACATAACAacaccaaaaaaaacttatctcgATGGTAGAAAAAGAACAATGGTGGTGGAGATAGCCTCAACGACGACAATGCAATCTAATGATGACGACGACGATGGCACGGAGGGAAGGAGGAGGAAGAATCGTGGCGTCGTACGAAAATGAAATCACGAGAGGGAAagaactttttaaattttaagtaaaagacatttttgtcatttcacttaaaatactGGGTGCACAAACAATATTACTCGGTGCACCTAGCATGAGCCCAAAACTTGACTGTAACATGAATGAGGAAAAGAcgggagaaaaaaaatgaaaggtaaGATATTTGATGTTTCAGTATTTATTACTTAAAGAGGAAGAAGCTGTTTAACTAACAAGTAGGTTGTCATCTTAATAATTCCAAATAACATTTTAAGCCACCTTTACTTGTTACTTCACTTAGGAGGCTGACATACAACTACTTACAGATCAAAACAAATTTTGGCAGACACAAAATCCAAGATGAGAGAAATTAACGTTGGTGTTATCAATtgttatatgaaattattaatgGCAACTAATTAAATGGAACCACAAGACTCAAACATCATAAGAGAAATCCCTCAAACGATTGACACCTTCAAATAAAACTGAGGTCTatctaaaaatatcaaaatcgcAACTTTTTCCTGGAAAATGTTGGTACataatattatcaatatcaCATAAACGTATTCAATTGTTAGACGAAATCTGCTTGTTAAGTATACACTATACAGACATAATCTCACCAACTGCTTGTTCCATTAACACTCAAGGGCTAAATTAAAAAGATCATGTCAACGAAACTACCAATAATTCCCCTGTTCATAATACCTGCTGGTACAGATCAGGTGTACACAAAAATGGAAAAGTATCAGAGAGAAATAGGGAGGGGGCTCTAATGACTACCTGGTGGGTTAGTACCTATAACTTAATTTATGTACAATTTTAACAATACTAGGATTTGACACTAATTATGTACAAAAATACCCAAAAATGAACTATAGAAGTTTACTTCCAAACCTTGATTGCCCCATCTCTACCACTTGAAAGTAAAAGTCTCTGGTTTAACTTGATAGAAGCCAAAGAAACAATAGAATCCCTATGGCAACCAGCAGAATCAGTGGCAGCAGCTGCAAGAATTGCCTTTGCTGTCAGCTTGATTGTAAGAGGACGTCTTTTGGTCTCCTGTTTATAagagtaaaagataaaattttagcTGCCTATATTTCTAAACAAGTCGAAAAGTTcaccgagatggaagccatatCCAACAGCATTTAGAAGGCAACATGAATTTAACCCATAAAACATTCACAGGGATAACAGAGATTTAGCCATTACAAAGCACAGAATTTATTGAAGAATGTAAAGCTTCCCATCACCCATGCTTTAATCTGTCATCCTATCAAATGTTCATTCCCTTCTGCagcctattatttattttcccttgttccttcatcaacattgtttcaaaataaataaataacttctaCAAGGGACACATGAATCACTCACACCAATATTTTCTCAAAGTTTCTAATTCTATAGGTAGAAAACTGTGAAGAAATAACTtcgaacaagaaaaaaaaatcatgaaaacttTCATAGAAGGATAGTTGAGTATGTCTAATTTCTTGATTCACTAGGAAGAGGAGTCATTAGCTGATCCCTTGAAGTTGGGACAGAAAacatagagaagaaaaaaagaaggatggtTGAGCTGAACCGATCAATAGTAAACTACCCAGGTCATCATCTCAAGGATAGTTAAAGTACCTACATTGATATTTTATTCAGCCGTTCAAACCATAACCCAGCTTCTGGACCTATGCTGATTGAGAACCTCCTTCCTCAAACAATATCCATgcacaaaataaatatgaagtTGATTACACAATCTAATGAAACGTAAATTACCTGTACAACTTGCACCCCAAAACTAGATTTTGTTTCATAAAAATCATCATTTCCTATTCCTTTTAAGTTTGGCCCACAAATACAGTAACTTCTGTCAGGACTGCAACAAAGAACACAGATTAATTCAATCAGACCATTCTTGCAAGAAAAACAAGTAAACAAAATTGGAAGTCCAATACAATACCTGTAATGATCCCATCGACGTATCTTTAAATCAGTACCTCCAGTCAATAAATCACCCCCAGGCAAGGGAAGTAATGAACGAATACCAGGAAGACGAGGAGGAGGTTCATTTAGCTCATCAACTCCATACTTACGATTACCATTTCGTCTTAGATCTGATTGAGAAGTTGGCTTACTAGAAGGTCTGGCCAAGGCCCAAGGCAGATCAGACATTTCGGCATCGCTGTCATAATTGGTCATCCTTAGGACCTGCGAGAAGATATGTTAATTGTACAAGACAATAATcagaatattataaatattaaatattacataTGATTCAACAAGGTTGCATGTGATTAAACATGGTTATAGTAATCTGGGTACAGGTTCATGCAATAAGCCTTATGGAACCATCTCATCATAAATTTAAGTTACACAACAGGCCAACAACTagagataaaaacaaaagatgGAAAACTTCATTAGAAAACCATATTTCTCAGGATAACTTGAACTTAACTGGAATATTTGTTGGTACTGCATTTTGTTCTAGCACATATTGCTTTTATTAtctataaacaaataataaacagTAACCTCATACCTGGTGGCAGCTAGCATTCTCTGCATTCCAAAGAGAAATTTCATTGCAACCAGCAGCCACATAAACAAGGGGCCTAGCAGCTGAAGAGACAGAAGCATTTGAAGGGGGCAGAAAGAGGCACATCTTTTCTATAGGGCAAGCAAGAGAATACTGCCAAGAATTCACAGGTATAAGAAACCTCAGGTCCCAAAGTGTAATAACCCCCCGGGATGACCCCGATACAAACCAATTACCACAAGGCCCTGATGCCAGAGAAGAAGCATAGCCCTCCTTAGGAGTAGCTTGAAGAGTCCAGGTATTGGAATTGGACCTAGTATCCCACAGATGAATGCCACAGTTCTGGGTGCTATACATGATGGTATAATTATCCACAGGACAATTCAAAAGGTTGAGTATGGCACCTTCCTTGATATCCTTCTTTGTGATATCAGCAATACCAGAATATTTCTCAACAACATTTCCTAGACCTCTAGAGATATGATCAACAGAAAACATATGAATAAATCCATCAGATGCTCCAATTATAACTTGTGCAGAACctggaagcattgttgcacacaACACACGGCTTCCCTCCATGTGATAAGTTAGCTTTGACCTGAATGAAATGTCCTTTTCCAGCTTTCTGGAATCCCAAATCTTGACTGTAGAATCATCAGATGCACTCACAAAGAAGCTATGATCAGCAGATATAGCTATGTCATTGACAGCTGAACGGTGCTCCTGGAGGTGTGCAACCAACACCCCACGGGGCCTCCAACCAGAGTCAGGAATGGAAGCTCGAGCAAATGATGGAAATCCAGATAGATCCGTTTGGGCAGTTGCATCTTCCAATGCAATTGAAGTACCTTTAATATTAGCAGATAATCCCACATCTTGAAATGTGTTATTAACATAGGCTGTCTCATTTTCCCTGGCATCTGGTTCATGTACCACTCGATGGAACTGTTTAGAACCATTGCTGATACTATAAGAACCTGAAAAGAGCTTCGGTGCTGGAACTGAATTAGCCAAATTAAAGGACTTACTAAGTGGATTAACCCAAGGCATTGCAGATGAACTAACACCCAGAGAATTCATTGGCAGTGGAGGATCAGATGCTGCAGAAGGGATTCCCATTCCTCGCCTGTCCACACTGAAGGAGTACAAAGGTATGCCTTCTGATGGCTTTTCATACGTCAAACTATTCATACCACTAAAATGTGGTGACATAAATCCTGAAAACTGCAACTTCTCTGAGCATTGGGTATCACGATGTCCTACAGTATTGCTATCATTATGCATAAAGGCCCCCATATCTCTCAATTTTGCCTCAGCTTTGTCACAATCAGTTATCCCTGGCTGTTGGAAGGCAGTGCCAACTGTTTGTTGAACCCCAGGACCTTGTTGCTTGTCAGTCCAGTTCTTTAATGAATCCAACTCATCAATTCCTTTTTTCAGTAAATCCATTTCCCATAGTTTAGATTGGGAAGAACTATAccatatttttctttgtctttctaGCATGTCCGAACTCCTGGAGTTCTCCAAGACTTCATAAAAAACCTGTCTTGAGACAGGAGGTTTTAAACATGAGAGCAGAGCCTTCTCTGAAGCAAGAGACACAGGTTGCGTTCGGAGGAAAGGCCGTATAACAGGAGCGAGGAAAACATAAGAATCTACTGCACCCAAGTTCTCACTGCTAGCAGCAATAAAAGAGACAACTGATCTCCGCACCCATTCACTAGGATAACACAATAAAGGAAAGGCACGCTCTATCATTTGAAGCAATATCCTCTTCCTGAAGAACCCGCTTTTGCATAGAATAGTCATACATTCTACAGCTTTAACAATGACAGCTTCTGTCACATCACTTAAAGCTTGCTCAATATAAGGTAATAAATATTCTTCTACACTTCTTTGGCCCACAAAAAAGCAGACATAAACTATCTTTTCGTAGAATACTGTCCTTAATTGCTCATCCCGATCATTTAAGAAAGCAGGAAGGATAGGTAAGAGAGAGTCATTACTCTGTCTCACACCAAAGAAGCAGCACAGTTTACCAATATCCTGAAGAAGTGCTCTCCTTATATTTGGGGTTTGCTTAGGACCCATAACAAGTTCTTGGACAACCTCTGCAATGGATTTCCTCAGCTGCAGAAGTTGGGCATCGCCATTTATCCTCTTCATCCTTCCAGAAGTCTGAGTGGATGATGTCAATGGTTTCTGTGGCAAACTCAATTCATCAAGGACACCTGCCTCACTCAAGCTTATTGAGCGTATCAGGAATCCATAAGCAGTCAGTGCCAGCTTAGCTATATTGCTGGCATAGCATATCCTCACACTTTCTTCTGGATCATCAGGAAGCATTGAAAGCATTGGAAGAATATACTCTGGAAATATTTTTGCATCACTGGGAGGAAAATCCCGCACTAAGGGAAGAATGTCACATAAAGTCTCCAAAGCAGCGCAACGCACAATTGCTGCTGAATCAGAGAGCATCACAATCACATAAGGGATAACACGCTGCAAACGatcttcatcatcaatataTAGGGCAGAAGCCTTCAACAAGAGTACGGCTGCCCTCCTCAAGTGAGGCAACTTGACATTGCGTATGCAAGAGCAGAGCAAAGAAGTTATCAAAACCATGCCTTCACATCTCATACTATCCTTTGGTAACGGTAGAAAAGGCATTCCAAACGTATCTGATTGACTATCATACTCAGACATCAATGAATTTAAATCATTCATAGTAATACTTTTCAgaaagggatggtcatttcctCGAAATGCATTGGAGATAGTTTGAAGCAGTTTACCAGTTTGCAAATTTttcagattttcaggaaaagtAGAATTATGTGCATTTTCTGCTACATGCGatggattattattttttttagcatcCCTCAGTAGGCTATTAATATCACCTAGAAGTTCATAGTG
This region of Glycine max cultivar Williams 82 chromosome 7, Glycine_max_v4.0, whole genome shotgun sequence genomic DNA includes:
- the LOC100818467 gene encoding serine/threonine-protein kinase VPS15, encoding MGNKIARTTQVSASEYYLHELPSTYNLVLKEVLGRGRFFKSIQCKHDEGLVLVKVYFKRGDFLDLSDYERRLSQIKHIFTSIDHPHVWPFQFWQETDKAAYLLRQYFFHNLHDRLSTRPFLSLIEKKWLAFQLLVAVKQCHENGVCHGDIKCENVLITSTNWVYLADFASFKPTYIPYDDPSDFSFFFDTGGRRLCYLAPERFYEHGGEMQVAQDTPLKPYMDIFAVGCVIAELFLEGQPLFELSQLLAYRRGQYDPSQHLEKIPDLGIRKMILHMIQLEPEFRLSAERYLKEYAAVVFPIYFSPFLHDFYRCWSPLHSDMRVLLCQSAFPEILKQMMNNKSSDDAGVNSAELLEEMVAKESASFMKDSLMKREDIGKGLVHDHYELLGDINSLLRDAKKNNNPSHVAENAHNSTFPENLKNLQTGKLLQTISNAFRGNDHPFLKSITMNDLNSLMSEYDSQSDTFGMPFLPLPKDSMRCEGMVLITSLLCSCIRNVKLPHLRRAAVLLLKASALYIDDEDRLQRVIPYVIVMLSDSAAIVRCAALETLCDILPLVRDFPPSDAKIFPEYILPMLSMLPDDPEESVRICYASNIAKLALTAYGFLIRSISLSEAGVLDELSLPQKPLTSSTQTSGRMKRINGDAQLLQLRKSIAEVVQELVMGPKQTPNIRRALLQDIGKLCCFFGVRQSNDSLLPILPAFLNDRDEQLRTVFYEKIVYVCFFVGQRSVEEYLLPYIEQALSDVTEAVIVKAVECMTILCKSGFFRKRILLQMIERAFPLLCYPSEWVRRSVVSFIAASSENLGAVDSYVFLAPVIRPFLRTQPVSLASEKALLSCLKPPVSRQVFYEVLENSRSSDMLERQRKIWYSSSQSKLWEMDLLKKGIDELDSLKNWTDKQQGPGVQQTVGTAFQQPGITDCDKAEAKLRDMGAFMHNDSNTVGHRDTQCSEKLQFSGFMSPHFSGMNSLTYEKPSEGIPLYSFSVDRRGMGIPSAASDPPLPMNSLGVSSSAMPWVNPLSKSFNLANSVPAPKLFSGSYSISNGSKQFHRVVHEPDARENETAYVNNTFQDVGLSANIKGTSIALEDATAQTDLSGFPSFARASIPDSGWRPRGVLVAHLQEHRSAVNDIAISADHSFFVSASDDSTVKIWDSRKLEKDISFRSKLTYHMEGSRVLCATMLPGSAQVIIGASDGFIHMFSVDHISRGLGNVVEKYSGIADITKKDIKEGAILNLLNCPVDNYTIMYSTQNCGIHLWDTRSNSNTWTLQATPKEGYASSLASGPCGNWFVSGSSRGVITLWDLRFLIPVNSWQYSLACPIEKMCLFLPPSNASVSSAARPLVYVAAGCNEISLWNAENASCHQVLRMTNYDSDAEMSDLPWALARPSSKPTSQSDLRRNGNRKYGVDELNEPPPRLPGIRSLLPLPGGDLLTGGTDLKIRRWDHYSPDRSYCICGPNLKGIGNDDFYETKSSFGVQVVQETKRRPLTIKLTAKAILAAAATDSAGCHRDSIVSLASIKLNQRLLLSSGRDGAIKVWK